In the genome of Leptospira congkakensis, one region contains:
- a CDS encoding TPM domain-containing protein, which produces MNALLTQRQTYFHKILLTLAVATSLLTIFFCSPSHEESIDSLVSKVPNPKELRNSWVEDSAGVLTDASVIDNMISAEEASSGLEIAVVTLPTIGSYVPKDFAVALFNHWKIGKKGKDNGILVLHIIDQRRVEIEIGYGLEGALPDVTVKRIIDTYTIPSFKADDFQKGHADTVAALINKLNHPEIAVENLVINVSNTNVATDISEDPSNNDTSNQSKRTDEYDYQGKPYSQLTDDEKKILEETVDRYNTTGNYFLNDEESRLLNEKFAEQEKIEKEESFRNKKFLIFGYLGLFLFLNLFQRIVVWLTPSPTAKYHIVHKTDFILFYGIVISPVIIAITLLSLVLEDALFPISIFLIVASIIVFFIFWGDLRMRKLMERLQNIRNTPRNCKKCGTAMIKLSEEEDNTHLSKGQISEELVNSIDYDVWVCPGCEANSILKFPNIDPEYIYKGTSFRKIKTCPDCKFETFVCKSSRILSEATYSSSGKVEVRRNCAHCKHSATEYETIPKKQKSSSGGSSGGGGSGGGSFGGGSSGGGGSGGSY; this is translated from the coding sequence GTGAATGCACTCCTTACCCAAAGACAAACCTATTTCCATAAGATTCTACTGACTCTCGCCGTAGCAACTTCCCTGCTCACAATTTTCTTCTGCTCCCCTTCCCATGAAGAATCCATAGACTCACTTGTTTCCAAAGTTCCCAATCCTAAGGAACTAAGAAATAGTTGGGTAGAAGACAGTGCCGGTGTTTTGACAGACGCGTCAGTCATCGACAATATGATCAGTGCAGAAGAAGCTTCGAGTGGATTGGAAATTGCGGTCGTCACATTGCCGACGATTGGAAGTTATGTGCCAAAAGACTTTGCCGTCGCACTATTTAATCATTGGAAAATTGGGAAAAAAGGCAAGGACAATGGAATCCTAGTTTTACACATCATCGACCAAAGGCGTGTGGAAATCGAAATTGGATATGGTCTGGAAGGAGCCCTTCCAGACGTCACAGTCAAACGAATCATTGATACCTACACCATTCCTTCTTTTAAAGCTGATGATTTTCAAAAGGGTCATGCCGATACGGTTGCCGCACTGATCAATAAACTGAACCATCCAGAAATCGCGGTGGAAAATTTAGTAATCAATGTATCTAACACAAATGTTGCGACAGATATAAGTGAAGATCCTTCAAACAATGACACATCCAATCAGTCAAAACGAACCGATGAATATGATTACCAAGGAAAACCCTACTCGCAACTCACAGATGATGAAAAGAAAATCTTAGAAGAAACCGTTGATAGATACAATACCACTGGAAACTATTTTTTAAACGATGAAGAATCAAGATTGTTAAACGAAAAATTCGCCGAACAAGAAAAAATAGAAAAGGAAGAATCGTTTCGAAATAAGAAGTTTCTTATCTTCGGTTATTTAGGTCTTTTTCTATTTTTAAATTTATTCCAAAGGATTGTGGTTTGGCTCACACCTTCTCCAACTGCCAAATACCATATTGTCCACAAAACAGATTTTATTTTGTTTTATGGAATTGTGATCAGTCCCGTCATCATTGCCATCACTCTATTGTCTTTGGTGTTAGAGGATGCCTTATTCCCTATATCAATTTTTCTCATTGTTGCAAGCATCATTGTCTTCTTTATTTTTTGGGGAGACTTACGAATGCGTAAGTTGATGGAACGATTACAAAACATTCGCAACACACCCAGAAACTGTAAAAAATGTGGAACCGCTATGATCAAACTTTCGGAAGAAGAGGATAACACCCATTTGTCGAAAGGTCAAATTTCTGAAGAGCTAGTGAATTCCATAGATTACGATGTTTGGGTATGTCCGGGATGCGAGGCCAATTCCATTCTCAAATTTCCCAATATCGATCCAGAATACATTTACAAAGGCACTTCCTTTCGTAAAATCAAGACCTGCCCGGATTGTAAGTTCGAAACCTTTGTTTGTAAATCCAGCCGCATCCTTTCAGAAGCAACTTACAGCAGTTCGGGTAAGGTAGAAGTCAGACGAAATTGTGCTCACTGCAAACATAGTGCCACCGAATACGAAACCATTCCCAAAAAACAAAAGAGCAGTTCTGGCGGCTCCTCTGGTGGCGGTGGCAGCGGGGGAGGAAGTTTTGGTGGAGGTTCATCCGGTGGAGGCGGAAGCGGCGGTAGCTACTAG
- a CDS encoding carboxypeptidase-like regulatory domain-containing protein: MNFIIRKLKYSLLLVLLTIQANCYFNPFVQSILVSDPKEDSSILLGLPLLGGLTPSPFAISITGQIRDETGAAVPNATLTVASRSNGLDGLDSSATTDSGGRFFIHLSTGSTTFTVTKGGSSYFSFTLLVSSPLDIRVTEIKDNSSLVEVSSFFAYEPGNQPSFFELTDSGPKNNAYVENAPSMLSFYFSDIILLPEDEVPYSTWFSENILITPPVSVESVSIQGQSLHGMPDGFVNETTYTISLGPGIRSQSGIPLTPRTISFTCGSSCGLPP; the protein is encoded by the coding sequence ATGAATTTTATCATACGTAAACTCAAATATTCCTTACTTCTAGTTCTGCTGACAATCCAAGCAAACTGCTACTTCAACCCCTTCGTTCAAAGCATCCTGGTTTCTGATCCCAAAGAAGACTCATCCATTCTCCTAGGACTCCCTCTTCTGGGCGGACTGACTCCTTCACCCTTTGCTATTTCCATCACTGGCCAAATTCGTGATGAAACAGGTGCAGCAGTTCCAAATGCAACTCTTACGGTTGCCAGCCGATCCAATGGACTCGATGGATTAGATTCATCGGCAACAACGGATTCTGGTGGGAGATTTTTCATTCATTTATCAACCGGCTCCACCACATTTACAGTGACAAAAGGTGGCTCCTCATATTTTAGCTTCACACTTCTTGTTTCTTCACCTCTAGACATTCGAGTTACGGAAATCAAAGACAATTCTAGTCTTGTGGAAGTCTCGAGTTTTTTTGCTTATGAACCAGGAAACCAACCTAGTTTTTTTGAACTTACTGATTCGGGTCCAAAAAATAATGCTTACGTAGAAAATGCTCCATCAATGCTCTCTTTCTATTTTTCAGATATCATTCTACTTCCAGAAGATGAAGTGCCTTACTCTACATGGTTTTCTGAGAATATTTTGATCACTCCACCAGTTTCCGTAGAAAGCGTTAGCATACAAGGCCAGTCACTTCATGGAATGCCAGACGGCTTTGTTAACGAAACTACTTATACGATTTCTTTGGGCCCCGGGATTCGTTCTCAGTCTGGAATTCCTCTCACTCCAAGAACCATTTCCTTTACTTGTGGATCCTCTTGTGGGCTTCCCCCATAA
- a CDS encoding carboxypeptidase regulatory-like domain-containing protein → MSSRFNLLSVAVFLSLGMLLGNCYFNPAVQMVVNPEIEENTNPASKLGIAAALTGSRTVNITGQVVNANGAAVANGALTILSQINPSPRLTSTTSLNEGGRFYLTLSLGETTFRVEQSGSVLFTFTISIPSPGVVSVVASSVAGAGAINMEFYSEGSIPNYFDIVSTSPISEGTTFEIWPTYLYITFSENLDVPGDKQTFLDANILTYPTKTLDGEASEITNNVLTIYNASAGSIGPNIFIFGSGIKSAAGKTLKPRTLTFLCQPSCSGS, encoded by the coding sequence ATGAGCTCGCGATTTAATTTACTATCTGTTGCAGTATTTTTGAGTTTAGGGATGTTACTCGGGAATTGTTATTTCAATCCAGCGGTGCAAATGGTTGTGAATCCAGAAATTGAAGAAAACACAAATCCAGCATCTAAATTGGGAATTGCCGCTGCACTTACTGGATCAAGAACTGTCAACATCACAGGCCAAGTAGTTAATGCAAATGGAGCTGCTGTCGCTAACGGTGCCTTGACTATCCTTAGCCAAATCAATCCATCACCTCGTCTCACCAGCACTACCTCATTAAATGAAGGAGGTAGGTTTTATCTTACTTTAAGTTTAGGCGAAACAACCTTTCGAGTAGAACAATCAGGTTCGGTGTTGTTTACATTCACAATTTCAATTCCAAGCCCAGGTGTTGTATCTGTCGTTGCATCATCAGTTGCTGGCGCTGGTGCTATCAATATGGAATTTTATTCGGAAGGTTCCATTCCGAATTATTTTGATATAGTTTCCACTTCTCCGATATCAGAAGGAACAACATTTGAAATTTGGCCAACCTATCTTTATATTACATTCTCTGAAAACTTGGATGTTCCAGGGGACAAACAAACCTTTTTGGATGCAAATATATTAACGTATCCTACCAAAACACTTGATGGGGAGGCATCTGAAATAACCAACAATGTACTTACAATTTACAATGCGTCGGCTGGTTCTATTGGGCCGAATATATTTATATTTGGATCAGGAATTAAATCGGCGGCTGGTAAAACTTTAAAACCGCGAACTCTTACATTTCTTTGCCAACCTAGTTGCAGTGGATCTTAA
- a CDS encoding Ig-like domain-containing protein: MKFRYSRMTSYLPLKKTIGLLVFSISFFQNCYFNPIVNGILNPVEEKNDNSFLSLLGLGPGVSDLKITGQIRNQYGTALANLVLAPSPISPQSKSILPPYTTDSGGRFYLPFQSGRISFVVSQNDSPLFTLSLDVLDPTSITAEISGTSELFEISNLGTMNGSESPSFFELVRVFTLEGESEVNIHNVNLGKAPNAIFLEFNEAPADVEPGNLSWAQNSVIISPAIGTGYLPSSIFGNQIPLMAIGEFTYSNVYTIDFTSNIKSASGNSLTPRRIKFCYSLPEACAY, encoded by the coding sequence ATGAAATTTAGATACTCCAGAATGACTTCTTATCTGCCATTGAAAAAAACGATTGGATTATTAGTCTTTTCCATTTCGTTTTTTCAAAATTGTTATTTCAATCCGATTGTGAACGGAATCTTAAATCCAGTGGAAGAAAAAAATGATAATTCATTTCTTAGTTTACTTGGACTCGGCCCAGGAGTATCTGACCTAAAGATCACGGGTCAAATCCGTAATCAATATGGCACAGCACTAGCAAATCTTGTTTTAGCTCCTTCACCTATTTCACCCCAATCCAAATCCATTTTACCACCTTACACAACTGATTCGGGGGGAAGGTTTTATTTACCTTTCCAATCAGGCAGGATTAGTTTTGTAGTTTCACAAAATGACTCTCCACTTTTTACCCTCTCATTGGACGTTTTGGATCCAACTTCGATCACAGCAGAGATAAGTGGCACTTCCGAATTGTTTGAAATTTCCAATTTAGGTACAATGAACGGTAGCGAGTCACCTAGCTTTTTTGAGTTGGTACGAGTGTTCACTTTAGAAGGAGAGTCAGAAGTAAATATTCATAACGTTAATTTAGGAAAAGCTCCGAATGCAATATTTTTAGAATTCAATGAAGCTCCTGCAGATGTAGAGCCAGGAAATTTATCTTGGGCTCAAAATTCTGTGATCATTTCACCTGCGATAGGGACTGGATATCTACCTTCAAGTATTTTTGGAAATCAAATTCCACTTATGGCAATAGGAGAATTTACATATAGCAATGTATATACTATAGATTTTACTTCTAATATCAAATCTGCTTCGGGCAATTCGCTGACACCGCGTAGAATTAAGTTTTGTTACAGCCTACCGGAAGCTTGTGCTTATTAA
- a CDS encoding LA_0442/LA_0875 N-terminal domain-containing protein, whose translation MRNIKLTLIILLFFIFPLSAVQTILLKQGKSIKGIVTNQNVDSVEVDTQNGKHMVISKKTVLKIIYKDIAESEEENIRKEEEEKRKSEKEKAIAAKQEEIRKRREELSRQESERKAKQEGGEVVTHSLRDSFVLGSVADGNMITLAPDSAKCQAFQEYPEYFWLFGALRFYEPDWNVLLPKDNRPVRIKQTSTWKDMAITLLGGFLITVTRKTIIVDVCDGNGYRMVSDSEIKRIKDEAVEQIRTEQELKEAEEKYELEQLEKDLESLKKKK comes from the coding sequence ATGCGAAACATCAAATTAACCTTAATTATACTTCTATTTTTTATTTTTCCATTAAGCGCTGTACAAACCATCCTTCTCAAACAAGGCAAATCCATCAAAGGGATTGTGACCAACCAAAACGTGGATAGTGTCGAAGTGGACACACAGAACGGAAAACACATGGTGATTTCCAAAAAAACTGTCCTAAAAATTATCTACAAAGACATTGCGGAATCAGAAGAAGAAAACATTCGTAAAGAAGAAGAAGAAAAACGAAAATCTGAAAAAGAAAAAGCCATCGCAGCCAAACAAGAAGAAATCCGCAAACGTAGAGAAGAATTATCCAGACAAGAATCAGAAAGAAAAGCGAAACAAGAAGGAGGCGAAGTCGTAACCCATAGCCTTCGTGATTCCTTTGTTCTTGGGTCTGTTGCTGATGGTAACATGATCACTCTCGCTCCCGACTCGGCAAAATGCCAGGCATTCCAAGAATATCCAGAATACTTTTGGTTGTTTGGTGCCTTACGTTTCTACGAACCTGATTGGAATGTATTACTTCCCAAAGACAACCGCCCTGTTCGGATCAAACAAACTTCTACTTGGAAAGATATGGCGATTACTCTTCTCGGTGGATTTCTCATCACAGTCACTCGTAAAACCATTATCGTTGATGTTTGCGATGGAAATGGATATCGTATGGTCTCTGATTCCGAAATCAAACGCATCAAAGATGAAGCCGTAGAACAAATCAGAACCGAACAAGAACTGAAAGAAGCGGAAGAAAAATACGAGTTAGAACAACTCGAAAAAGATTTAGAATCTTTGAAGAAGAAGAAGTAA
- the eat gene encoding ethanolamine permease, with product MKEDQKMHKVLHSVHLWGIAVGLVISGDYFGWNFGWSKASFWEFSFAVVLIATFYVLFALCFTELAASIPQSGGPSAYAKKALGDLFGLVTGYLVLVEFLLAPPAIASALGGYIHFLFPVIPAFGAGIVMFCFLLLINLTGIKQTARFELFVTLVAVFGLLFYLVFLVPHISLDRIPNFPEVTSISWGSVFLSIPFAIWFFLAVEGVALAAEEVRNPARDIPIGYTAGIFTLLCLAGLIFVFTASVVDTKEISELDYPLSYVLQKLYGKDQIWPFVFTFIGLFGLVASLFGIILGNSRLIYAMAKEGYLPNYLSKLSKGTLVPQNAVLSGGVLGIFCMYFFDTAELITISALGACGMYLLSLVSYFVLRKKEPLMPRPYKAPFYPILPGIALVLGIVACGSVCFSEPYLALGVVGFGFLLGIGYRFQSKS from the coding sequence ATGAAAGAAGACCAAAAGATGCATAAAGTTCTACATTCTGTCCATTTATGGGGCATCGCAGTGGGGCTTGTTATTTCCGGGGATTATTTCGGTTGGAATTTTGGATGGTCCAAAGCTAGTTTTTGGGAATTCAGTTTTGCTGTGGTTTTGATCGCCACTTTCTATGTACTATTTGCCCTTTGTTTTACAGAACTGGCAGCCAGCATCCCGCAGTCGGGTGGGCCTTCTGCTTATGCAAAAAAAGCACTTGGGGATTTGTTTGGGCTTGTCACTGGATATTTGGTTCTTGTTGAATTTTTACTCGCACCGCCGGCGATTGCCTCTGCTCTCGGTGGGTATATCCATTTCCTATTTCCCGTTATACCAGCGTTTGGTGCCGGTATAGTAATGTTTTGTTTCCTTTTATTAATCAATTTAACGGGGATCAAACAAACGGCTCGGTTTGAACTTTTTGTCACTCTTGTCGCTGTGTTTGGACTTTTGTTCTATTTAGTTTTTCTTGTACCACATATTTCCTTGGATCGTATTCCTAATTTTCCAGAAGTAACTTCTATCTCTTGGGGATCTGTATTTCTTTCTATTCCTTTTGCCATTTGGTTTTTTTTAGCAGTGGAAGGAGTGGCTTTGGCTGCCGAAGAAGTTCGTAATCCGGCAAGGGACATTCCTATTGGATATACCGCTGGTATTTTTACTTTACTCTGTTTGGCGGGACTCATTTTTGTTTTCACAGCTTCTGTTGTAGATACCAAAGAAATTTCTGAATTGGATTATCCTTTGTCTTATGTATTACAAAAGTTATATGGCAAGGATCAAATTTGGCCTTTTGTGTTTACCTTCATTGGTTTGTTTGGACTTGTTGCTTCTTTATTTGGGATCATCCTTGGAAATTCGCGGTTGATTTATGCTATGGCTAAGGAGGGTTACTTACCAAATTACCTTTCTAAATTGAGTAAGGGCACTCTTGTTCCACAAAATGCAGTTCTTTCTGGTGGCGTATTGGGAATTTTTTGTATGTATTTTTTTGATACCGCAGAACTTATCACCATATCTGCATTAGGTGCATGTGGAATGTATCTACTTAGTTTGGTTTCCTATTTTGTTCTTCGCAAAAAAGAACCGCTGATGCCACGGCCGTACAAAGCTCCTTTTTATCCGATCCTTCCTGGAATTGCTTTAGTTCTTGGAATTGTCGCTTGTGGTTCGGTTTGTTTTTCCGAGCCTTATCTGGCACTTGGAGTAGTTGGATTTGGATTTTTACTGGGAATTGGTTACCGTTTCCAATCAAAAAGCTAA